In Lolium perenne isolate Kyuss_39 chromosome 5, Kyuss_2.0, whole genome shotgun sequence, the sequence CCGCGGAAGCCTTATCTTGACCGCGTCCTTTGATGGTCGAAGGGCGACCCCCTGCATTGCCTGTCACTGTTGAAGCACCCACGTGCATAATGGCCGGATCAGAGAGTACCTATAGCATGGTGAtgctcccatttcgaaaaaaaacctATAGCATGGTGACCACAAAATAAGTAGCAATACATCTCCTGTGAAGCGGATTACCTCCGATTCAGTTTTGGATTGTAGTAAAGTGTCTTTTTTCCGGAGAGACATAGGTTTTATTGAACGAGGAAATGAATTTTCTTGGAAAGGTGATTTCTTCAtgttcttgttatttttatcttgTAGAGTTTTTGTTCCCCAGACTAGCACGCGATTGTGTTTTATGGCTGAGTTAAAAAAATGGAGAGAAAGATGGAAGTTGGAGGTTTTACATGTAGTTGTGCACACACAATTGGATACAAAAATTATTCATAAGCTCGATTAAGTTACATGTATAACACATACATGCAGTTGTGTAAACAGAATTTGATATAGCAGCCATAGGGAAGGGAGAAGGTTTCACATGTGCTTAATACAGCGTAGACCCCTCCAGCGAGGGCCGAAACAAATAGAGCAAATTAAAGACTCATGATAAAGTAACTAGGTGAGCGGTATCGTGGCGTTCATCAGGTGTGGCAGGGCGCAACTCTCCGCCGTTCTCTAGGAATTTCATTGCACCAATGAGTGAAGGTCGTTTGTCCTCCTCATGTTGAGAGCACTGGAGGCCCAGGAGAAAGATACGCTCCATCTGCGTCTCGTCAAATTTTCCAGCTAGCTTCTTGTCAGAGGCCTCCATCACAAATGTTTTTACTGGTTTATCCTTTTGCAGCTGTCGAACATGGTCCGGGTTGTTTTCTCCATGTGCTATCTCTAGAAGCACGATCCCAAAGCTGTAGACGTCGGAGCTAGTGCGGAAATTAACCTGTCCATTTTTCATGCACTGTGGATCCATGTAGCCCATGGTCCCAACAGCCATTGTCTGCACTGATGTTGCGACATTGTTATGGGCGACCCTGGATAACCCGAAGTCACCAAGCTTGGCGTTGAATTCATCATCTAGGAGTATGTTGGCTGGTTTGATATCTCTATGCAAGATGTATGACTTGCACTCGTGGTGGAGATAACGAAGAGCAGACCCTATGCCTAACACTATCTTGTACCTGCAATTAATAATATTTTATCCATACATACATATGAGAAACATAATACGTTCTTGCGTTCCACTGTTAATTACGAAGAGAAAAATGATATATACCTTGTTGCCCATGGTAGAACTTCCGTCTTCTCGTGCAGGTGCTCCTGGAGGCTGCCGTTACTCACTAGTTCATAAACAAGGAAGAGCTTGAGGTTCTGCCTATGCAACCACCAGAACATAAAGTTGTTTATGCTGCAACACCAACCCTCGAGACGAACCACGTTCAAGTGGCCCGTCCCGTCGATAGCACCCAACTCCGCGAGGAAGTCCTTGAACTCTCCATTTGAGTCCTTAAGGATTCTCTTCACGGCCACTGGCTTCTCCTTGAGAATCCCCCTGTACACCACACCGAAGCCACCCTGTCCGATCTTGTTCTCTTTGGAGAACCCGTTTGTCGCGATAGATAGGTCGCGGTACTCGACCGGCTTGAGCCTAGTTTCGGACCCAAATGAGTCGCGTGTTCGTGTCAACATGCACCATGACAGGACGGACCAGATTAGCACCAACACCAGCAGTGCAAGAAGAGCCGCTCCTCCGATAATCAAACCTCGACTACCTGTTAAAACAAAACTAGTCAATCGATTACTTGGGAATATATTTCTAGCATATATCATGTTTGGGATTGTGGTTGTGTAGACAAATACTATAAAGCAGCCTCTCAAAACGTCTAATATTTAAGAACGAAGGTAGTAGTCGATAGTCGACATGGGTAAATAAGGAGCCGACGGATGTAAATTACTCACGGCTGCTGGAGCTGGACGAAGCAGGAGGAGGAAGATCCGTTGGGACGTCGATGGATCGCGGAGGAGGGGCAGAAGCAGGAGCGGCCAAGGGCACGACCATGAAGCTCGTGTTGCTGTACCTGACGGTGCAGCTGTAACTCTTCCTCTGGCCGTCTGTTTTGATGACAGTAATGTCAGTCGCGATTTTTGTTAGCTCGTTGAGGCACTCCTTGCACTTGTCTGGTGGCAGGTCCCACGTGCACTGCACGAGCACGAAGGGGGCTCTGGAGTTTGAGGCGAATCGCTGTGGCACGAGTATCGCATCATCGGTCCGGTCATTCAAATTCTGCTCCACCGTGGGGGCGAACATCCCCGCCGCCGTGTTTAGCAGTTTACCGTCCATGGCATAGGCTACACCTGCACGGCCGTCGGTGTCAAATTTTGCTCTCATACTTGCTCTTATTAGCTAGGCttacatcatgtagtttaaataaaAAAATTGGCCATAATTTTTTTTAT encodes:
- the LOC127300075 gene encoding cysteine-rich receptor-like protein kinase 25 gives rise to the protein MALSRQVFSLMFLCFHVLLHTWTSDAAGSWVLQDLNCSTSGNYSATSAYAANVNQFLSALPENAVSKNGGFFNGTVGEGLDTVYGLAMCPADYSRADCSDCLAAAAGSDADGLPSRCPGSTTVIAMFERCLIRYSNVSFLGTPEIGVAYAMDGKLLNTAAGMFAPTVEQNLNDRTDDAILVPQRFASNSRAPFVLVQCTWDLPPDKCKECLNELTKIATDITVIKTDGQRKSYSCTVRYSNTSFMVVPLAAPASAPPPRSIDVPTDLPPPASSSSSSRSRGLIIGGAALLALLVLVLIWSVLSWCMLTRTRDSFGSETRLKPVEYRDLSIATNGFSKENKIGQGGFGVVYRGILKEKPVAVKRILKDSNGEFKDFLAELGAIDGTGHLNVVRLEGWCCSINNFMFWWLHRQNLKLFLVYELVSNGSLQEHLHEKTEVLPWATRYKIVLGIGSALRYLHHECKSYILHRDIKPANILLDDEFNAKLGDFGLSRVAHNNVATSVQTMAVGTMGYMDPQCMKNGQVNFRTSSDVYSFGIVLLEIAHGENNPDHVRQLQKDKPVKTFVMEASDKKLAGKFDETQMERIFLLGLQCSQHEEDKRPSLIGAMKFLENGGELRPATPDERHDTAHLVTLS